The genomic region TCGGAAATGATCCCAAGATCGCTACGAAAAACCTTCCGAAGGAAATCATAGATAAGATCCAGGTAGTAGACACCAAGACAAGAAGCGAAGAATTTACCGGAAAGGCGGGAGATTCAGAAAACAAAACCATCAATATTGAACTGAAGGAAGACAAGAACAAAGGCTGGTTTTCACGGGCAACTGCCGGTGGTGGTACAGATGACCGATATGAGCTTAGTGGTATCGCCAATTATTTTAAGGATGACCTCAGGGTAAGTGTACTTGCAAGTTCCAATAATATCAATAGTTCCGGATTTAGTTTTGATGAGGTTTTCGACATGATGGGTGGAAATGCCCGAAGTGTCAGGATCAACGGGAACGGAAGTTTCAGTATCAATGGAACCGGTTTTGGATCTAATAATGGGATTACGAAATCCGAAACTGGCGGATTCAACTTTGTAAATGAATGGGCCAATGGGATGGAGCTCACTGCCGATTACTTCTATGGAGGATCAGATACAGAGACCAGAACCAGGGTCGAACGAGAGAATATTCTTCCAGATTCCAGATATTTCACTAATTCCACTAGCTCCAGTAATTTACTGAATGATAGTCACAGAGCGACACTTCGATACGAAGTAGAATTTGATACTCTTACCAGGCTCTCTATTGCACCAAAATTTAATGCCAACATTGGGACGTCCTTTCGAGATAGATTTGAAGAAAATCTTGATGAAAACATGCAACTTCAGAATACCACACTTATTGATGAAACTGAAGATCTTACGAGTCTGGATTTTAGTAACGACATCAATTTTATTAAACGTTTTGGAAGCAGGGGTTCTTATCTTCAACTGGATCTGGACCATGCCCACAGCAAACAGGAGAATGAGAACATTTACTTTTCTGAAAGTACGTTCATAAATAATCCTGAAAATGATATCGTTCAGGATCAATTTATAGATCAGGATGAAAATTCCAATTCTTTTAGCGTTGGAGCTTCGAAAAGAAGTGTATTGGCAGATAAATTCTTTCTGGACATAAATTATGAGTTCGATACTCAAAAAAGTAGCAATACCAGAAGTGTTTTTGATGCTGTTGATGGTGAGTATACCAATTTCAATGAGCTGTTGAGTAATGATTTTGAATTCCGTAGTTTCAAACATACTCCAAACGTCGGTCTTAATTATGAAGGTGAGAAATGGCGCATTAGTTCTGAGGTTGGATTACTTAGTACAACTTTAAAAACTGAGAACTTTATGGAAGATATTCGCTTTGACAATACTTTTAATAATGTATATGTGGATGCCGATCTTCGTTATTCTCCGGAAAGATCCAAAAGTATAAGTATTGGTTACAGCACGAATGCCGATGTACCTTCGGTGAGACAATTGCAACCTGTGGTGGATAGAACAAATCCTACAAATATCATCATTGGTAACCCTGAGCTGGAACCAACTTTTAATCAGCGCGTGAACTTAAATTATAGAAACTTCGATTTTGCTTCACGAAGCGGAATCTTTGCATATGCCTATTTCAATTTCACAGATAACCAGGTGGCGGCAACCAGCAGCGTGGATAATTTTGTTAGAACTACAACTTATACCAATGTAGATGGAGTTATTAACGGAAATCTTGGAGCTTCTTACAGTAAAAGCTATAAGAAGGACGCTACAGAGTTTAGATATCGGATTGGAGCAAATGGAGGTTACAACAGGAATGTAGGCTTTATTAATGCTGTACAGTATGAATCTGATCAATTTACAGTAACTCCTACTTTGAGACTTACTTACGCGATCGATGAAGTTTTGGAGATCGAGCCAGGCTATTCGGCGACATTTAACGATATTCAGTACGATATCAATAGTGGAAGAGATCAAAATTATGTAAATCATAGTTTATCTCTTGAAACTACCACGTACTGGCCAAAGAACGTGGTTTTTGGAAATGATATTTCGTATAATAAATTCGGAAATGTTGCACCGGGATTCGACAGTACGAGTCTATTGTGGAATATGAGTCTTGGATACCAGTTCTTGAAAGACAATGCGACTGTCAAAGTAAAAGTGTATGATTTACTGGATCAAAATGTGGATACAAGAAGACTGGTAGGGGACGATTATATTCAGGATGTGAACAACCTCGTGCTGCAACGATATGCAATGCTAAGCTTTACTTATAAGCTAAGTAGTTTTGGAGGGGGTAAGGCGCCATCAAGAAGAGGAAGTAGAATGATACGTATGTAATTATTGAATGTGGTAGGTATTTCGGTACAGATTTTCGGGAATTTAACCAGATAAGTCCGTTCAACGATTATTCAATGACATAGCCGAAAAAATTATGATTTAACTACTTAAGTGTTTATATTATAGTGAGTTAAGTATAAATCATAAAACAACAGGCGTATGGAAATCTTTACTGAATTTGTGGACAACTACAAGATGAGTATTCATGGCCTGAACATTATCGCAAAGATACTGGTCACGCTTACCCTGCTATTTATTTTTGCCGCCATTGTTGGTGCAGTAATAAACGTAGTACTTCACACTGTTTGATAACACTGTATTCTGAGGAATCAGGTTATTATGCGAAAAGCCGGAATGCTAATTCCGGCTTTTTGTATTTTATATATTTCAGTTACATGCATAAAAAAACCCGATTCATCTGAATCGGGTTTTTAAAGGTGGTGCCTCCAGGAATCGAACCAGGGACACAAGGATTTTCAGTCCTTTGCTCTACCAACTGAGCTAAGGCACCAGTTGCTTTGTTAAGCGGTGGCAAATATAATTTCATTTTTAGGAACTGGCAAAGGAAATTTTAAAAAAATGCTTTTGTATTTTTGAAGTTGAACAAAATCAAGCATGAATTTAGTACTCGATGCCGGGAATACTTCAGTAAAAGCCGCTGTTTATCAAAACGATACACTTCAGAAGAAACTTGTGTTTAAAAAAGAATTTTTTTTACAGGAACTAGAAAAAATTTTCGAAGACTATCCGCATATCACTCATTCGATACTTTCCGAAGTGACAATAATTGACGAACAGGTCATTTTTGAACTGGAAAAAGCTACAGAATTTGTTCAATTAAGACATGATACACACGTACCTTTTCAGAATGAGTATCATACTCCACATACACTGGGGCTGGATAGAATTGCATTGGTGGCCGCGGCTGTAGATCAATTTCCGAAGAAAAATGTGCTAATCATTGATGCTGGCACTTGTATCACTTTTGATCTAAAAACGGCTAAGGAGAAGTACTTCGGCGGAGCAATTTCTCCAGGATTACAGATGAGATTTAAAAGTCTGCACAAGTTTACAGCAAATTTACCGTTAGTATCTGCGAAGCCGGATGTTGATCTTATTGGCAAAACGACCGAGAGCAGCATACAATCCGGAATTATTAACGGACTCAAAATGGAATTAAAAGGGGTTGTAGAAACCTATGCTTCTGAATTTGAAGATTTAACAGTAATATTTACAGGAGGGGACAGTCAACTTTTGTCTATACCAACTAAAAATAGCATATTTGCCAACTCAAATTTTTTGTTAGAAGGACTTAATTTCATTCTAGAATTTAACAAGACTCAATGATTAAACGATTTATAGTAATCGTAGCTTTATTTACAGGATTTATCGCTGAAGCTCAGGAAAATGTTTCTTCGCCTTATTCATATTACGGTATTGGTTTGACCAATTTCCAGGGAACTGTGGAAAACAGGTCTATGGGAGGTTTAAGCGTATTTATGGATAGTATCCACGTGAATTTGCAGAACCCTGCAAGTTATGGTCGATTAAAGCTTACAGATTTCACTATTGGTGCAAGTCACGATAGAGTAAAACTCGAAACTGATGGAGCCTCAGATAATTCAAAGATCTCATCTCTGGATTATTTAGCACTGGCATTTCCAATTAGCGATAAGATCGGGATTGGTCTTGGAGTGATGCCGTATACTTCTGTAGGATACAGAATTCTGGATGTAGAAGATGATGCTTCAAGTTTACTTACAGGTAGAGGAGGTATGAACAGAGTGTTCTTATCTGCGGGTTATGCCGTAAATGAGCACTTAAGTCTGGGTGTTGATGCTGACTATAACTTCGGAAATTTCCAGAATACGCAAAGTATCAATACTGAAGGATTACAATACGGAACCAGCGATGTGAACAGATCAGACATCAAAGGTTTTACTTTTAACTTTGGAGCCAATTACCAGCGCCCAATTTCAGAAAAGTTGAATCTTCATGTTTCCACTACATACGCACCAGAAATGGATCTTGATTCTGAAAATTTCAGAACAATTTCTACTATAGATTTTGCGAGTGGTACAGGAAGAACCATAGATCAGCGAGAACTTGACCTTAGTGAAACTCAATTCACATTTCCTTCAAAATACAGCCTTGGAGCCGGAATTGGTCAAACGAATAAATGGTTTGTTGGAGCTGAGTATTCCAATGTAGGTTCAAGTTCTTACCAGGATAGCTTTAGCTTCAGAAATGATGGAGGAGAGTATGAGGATGCGTCTCAATTTAGTCTGGGAGGATTCTATATTCCAGATTATAATTCTTTTACAAGTTACCTGGAGAGAGTGGTTTACCGTGCTGGATTCAGGTATGACGAGACCGGTCTTATAGTCAATGGTGAATCTATCAATGAGTTTGGCATGTCTTTTGGATTAGGATTACCGATTGGACAATTGTTCTCCAATGCAAACTTCGGAATCGAGCTTGGACAAAGAGGTACAAGAGATGCCGGACTAGTTCAGGAGAAGTTTTTAAGACTGTCTGTAGGACTCTCTTTAAACGACAAATGGTTCACGAAAAGAAAATTTGATTAACCACAATAAACTACAACGATGAAAAAGAATTTCTTAGCACTTTTGACAGTTGCCATGGTAGGAACTGGAGCTGTTAGTGCACAGGATTGTACAACTACCGCAGCTTTAGCTTATGATGCTGCTAAAGCAAAAAATTACGAAGCAGCTTATCCAAAACTTATGGAAGTGATGGAAGACTGTCCAAAATATAGTCTTGCAACTTACCAGTATTTGGAAAGAGCAATCGAATCCAAGATTGATAAAGCTGAAGAAGGTGATAAAGGCGAATTAGTAAAGGAATTAATCAAAGTATGGGAAACCAGACTTGAATTATATCCTGAAAAAACGAAAGCTGGAAAAGTATATTCAGATATCGCTCAGTTAAAATATGATAACAAACTAGGGGATAAAGAAGAACTTTACGTGGCTTACGACAAAGCCTGGGAAGAAGATGTAGAGAATTTCACCAGCCCTAAAGCATTATATGCATATTTTGACCTTGTAGTTGATATGCAGGATGCAGGAGATAGAAACCTTCAAGATGTTTTCGATCAGTATGATAAAGTATACGCTAAGATTGAGAAGGAAGAGAACGATGCTGCAGAGGCGCTGGCTCCACTTTTGAAAAAGCAGGAAGATGGTGAAGAGCTTACTGCCAAGGAAGAAAAGAAGATCAAGAATGCAGAGATCAACCTGAAAAACTACAGTATGGTTAGAAATGCATTGAACGGAAAATTAGGTGCAAGAGCAGATTGTAGTAACCTTATTCCACTATACAAGAAAGATTTCGAAGAAAAGCAGGGTGATGTGAAGTGGTTGCAGAATGCGAATGCTAGACTTTCTGCTAAGGATTGTACTGAAGATCCACTATTTATCCAGGTTTCTGAAGCTTTACACAAGTTAGAGCCTTCTGCGAAGTCTGCTTATTCTTTAGGTCAGTTAGCTGAAGCTAATGGAAATGCTTCAAAAGCTTTAGAGTATTACAACCAGGCGGCAGAGCTTGAAACTAATAAGTCTGATCAAGCGAAGATCTACTATAGAATCGCTGGTAACTATAAAGATAAAGGTCAGTATGGGCAGGCTAGAAACTTTTATAATAAAGCGATAGCAGCTAAGCCATCCCTTGGTAGCGCTTACTTACAGATCGCAAACATGTATGCTAAAAGTGCAAACAGCTGTGGTACAGATACATTCACTAAAAGAGCAGTATATTGGTTAGCAGCAGACTATGCTTCGAGAGCAGCGAGAGTTGATCCATCGATCGCATCTAACGCAAATCAGGCAGCAGCTTCTTATAAAGGTCTTGCTCCACAGAAGTCTGATATCTTCCAGTCTAAATACAAGCCTGGACAATCAATCACTTTTGGATGTTGGATTGGTACATCGGTAAAAGTGCCGAATCTATAAGATGAAGCTAACATATAGCAATATAATTTCAGGCATTGTCACGCTCTTAGGCGTGACAATGCTTTTTTCATGCGAAGGTAATCTTCGTGAGGTACGTGCGTTTAGCATGGAAGAAGATGCACCGCAGGCTACAGCCGAGGGTATCAATTTGAAGTTCACAGATTCCGGCAGACTGGTTGCGACCTTAAAAAGTCCGCGCATGCTGGATTTCACAAATAAAAGCTTTCCTTACCGTGAATTTCCCGATGGAGTGGAAGTAGAGTTCTTTGATGAGAAGGATGAAAAAAATACCGTGGTGGCAGATTACGGGATCGTTTATGAGGATACGAAACTAATCGATCTTCAGGGAAATGTGGTTATAATCACTGCCGATAGTACTAAGCTGGAAGCTAGTCAGCTATTCTGGGATCAGGACAGAAGCTGGGTTTTTACAGACAAACCAAACAAGATTAGATTCCCTGATGGTTCATATACTGAAGATCTCGGTTTTGATTCTAATCAGGATTTCAGTAATTTTCGTTCTAGAACCAATACGGGAATTCAAATTGTAGAAGAAGAAAAAGAAGATGAGTAAGTTTTTCAAATATTTTGAATATGCATATTTGCTGTTCGCTGCATTCTTTCTTTTTGAAGCAGTGCGCATCTGGAATGACCAGCGTCAAAGGGCTTATGTATTTCTGTTCTTTGTGGCCATTGCAATATTCATGTTCTTCTTCAAACGGCGATTTAGGCGTCGCTACGAAGAGCGTAATAAGTAGCCTGAATGGAGGTTGAAATACTAATCATAGTTTGCTCTTTAATTCTTTCTGCGTTTTTCTCAGGAATGGAAATCGCTTATGTTTCCTCCAATAAGATCTTTATAGAGATAGAAAAGCGTCAGAATGATTTTCTGGCGACCGTTTTAAAACGTCTTACCAAGAAACCTTCAAAATTCATAGCAACCATGCTTGTTGGAAACAATATAGCTTTGGTGGTTTATGGTTTTTTTATGGGTGACCTTTTGATGTACTGGCTTAGCGGTCTCGATCCGCAAAACAGTATCATAAATTATATTGTAGTAGATCTAAGTCTGCTTACTCAAACTGTTATTTCTACACTGGTAATTTTGCTGACTGCGGAATTTCTTCCGAAGGTATTTTTCCAGATCTACGCGAACAGCATGTTGAAATTATTCGCAGTTCCTGCCTATATTTTCTACCTGCTATTCAGTTTTGTGTCCTCTTTTGTCATCTGGATCTCAGATATTATTCTGAAGAGGTTTTTCAAAACCGATGGAGATGAAGTTCAATTAGCCTTCAGTAAAGTAGAATTAGGCAACTTCATTAGCGAGCAAATGGAAACCGTTGAAGAGCACGAAGATGTAGATAGTGAAATACAGATCTTTCAGAATGCCCTTTCATTTTCAGATATCAAAGCCAGGGAGGTGATGATCCCAAGAACCGAGATCATAGCCGTGGATCAAAACCAGGCGCCAAGTGATCTTGTGCAAACCTTTACTGAAACGGGACTTTCGAAATTATTGGTTTATAATGATACCATAGATGACATTATTGGTTATGTTCATTCCTTCGAATTATTTAAAAGACCTCGATCTATAAAATCCATATTACTTCCGGTGATATTTGTACCCGAAACCATGTGGATCAAGGATGTTCTGAATATTCTTATCAAAAAAAGAAAGAGTATTGCAGTGGTAATCGATGAGTATGGTGGAACAAGTGGTATGATGACCGTGGAAGATATTGTGGAAGAGCTTTTCGGGGAGATTGAAGATGAGCATGATTCAGCAGTTCTGATCGAAGAGAAGCTGGGTGACGATCATTACAAGTTTTCAGCAAGGCTGGAAGTGGATTACTTAAATGAGAATTACAGGACTGAAATTCCGGAGGGTGAAAACTACGAGACCCTGAGCGGATTTATAGTAAATCATACCGAAGAAATTCCGCAGCAGGGAGAGGTTATTAAGATCGAGGATTTCGAGATCAAAATCCTGGAAACTTCCAACACCAAAATCGAATTGGTTGAGCTGAAAATCAATCCGGAAGACTAAATATCGAAAGTTAAGAATTTGCTAATTTTAAATTTTATTATTAGCCTAAAAACCTTATTTTCGCCCCCTATATTTTGACAAATTTTATATTCAAATGGCAGTATTAAACAAAATCAGACAGCGGTCTGTTTTCTTGATTATTATCATTGCACTGGCTCTTTTCTCTTTTGTATTGGCCGATGTGATTAGAAACGGAGGCTTTAGTGGCCAGGATTCTCAAAATGTTATCGCTACCGTGAATGGGAACGATGTAGATAGAGAGGAATTCGCCCGTGAAGTTGAGGCTTTCGAAAGAAATATGGGTAATAATATTAGTACTACTCAGGCTGTAAACCGTATCTGGGACCAGAAATTACGCCAGGTGATTCTTGAAGAAGAAGTTGAAAAGCTTGGACTAAGAGCTGGAGAGGATCAGGTTACTGAACTTGTGCGTACTCAAATGGCTGGAAATCCAAACTTCTCTAATGAAGCTGGGATGTTTGACGAAAACAGATTGAGAGAGTATGTTGCTAATTTGAAAGAAACCTCTCCAGAAGCTTATGCTCAATGGCAGCAGTTTACTTCCAATCTTGCACAAACTGCCAAAATGAATGCTTACTACAATATGGTAAGTGCTGGTGTTGGGGCTACTCTACTGGAAGGTGAGCAGGCTTACAAGATGCAGAACGATAATATCAATATGAAATTCGTTCAGATTCCTTATTCTTCAATTCCAGATAGCGAAGTTGAAGTTTCTAAATCTGATATCAAGAATTATATCGAGAATCGTGCCTCAAGGTTCGAATCTGATGCTTCCAGAAGCATGCAATATGTGATCTTTGAAGAAGCTGCCTCTACAGATGATGAATCTGAAGCTAAAGAAGCACTATCTAAATTGAGAAGCCAAAGAGTTGAATATAATGCTGCGGTTGGTGCAAATGACACACTTCCTGGTTTTGACAGCACAGATAACTATGCAGATTTTATAGCCAACAATTCAGATCTTCCTTACCAGAACATTTTTAGATTTAGAAATGATCTGAAAGGCGAAAATGCTGAGCAGATCTTCAATCTTAATAAAGGTGAATCTTTTGGTCCTTATAAAGAAAACGGATTCTGGAAACTTAGTAAAGTTGTTGAGACTAAGAATATTCCAGATTCAGTAAAAGCAAGTCATATTCTTATTAGCTACACTGGATCTCAGTTGGGAGCTCCCGGGAATAGAACCAAAGCTGAAGCTGAAGCTTTAGCTGATAGTCTTGCTGGAGTTGTAAGATCAGATTCTGATAAATTTGCAGCTCTTGCTTCTGAATTTTCTGCGGATACTTCAAACAAAGAACAGGCTGGAGATCTTGGATATTTTGTTCCTGGAATGATGATCCCAGCATTTGAAAACTATGTATTTGATAATAAAACGGGAGATATAGGTGTTGTGGAGACACCTCTTGGGTTCCACGTAATCTCTATAGATGATCAAACTGAAGCTGCTAAAGCGGTAAAGGTAGCAACGATCGCAAGAGAGATCCAGGCTTCAGAAAAAACAATGAACGAACAGTTTAACGAAGTAACGAAGTTTGAGATCGCTGCTGCTGAAGGTGACTTTAGCAAAGTGGCAAAAGAAAGCAACTACGAAGTGCGTACGGTAAAAGATGTTAAAGCACTTGACGAAAATATTCCTGGTGCTGGTGCTCAAAGAAGAGTGATCCAATGGGTTTTTGAAGATGACGCTAAAGTTGGAGATGTAAGAAGATTTGACACTAATAATGGGTACGTAGTAGCACAACTAACAGCTAAGCAGGATAAGGGCTTGATGAGCGTAGAAGAAGCTTCAGCTGAAGTCACTCCAATTTTGATTAAGCAAAAGAAAGCGGAACTTATTAAGGAAAGACTTAAAGGAAACTCTCTACAGGAAATCGCCGGAAATCAAGGTGTAAGTGTTCAAACTGCAGATGCGGTAAATCTTAACAATCCTACTCTGGCAGGAGCAGGTGAAGAGCCGGAAGTAGTTGGAACTGTTTTTTCTCTTGAAAAAGGAGAGATGAGCGAACCGATTGCAGGAGAAAAAGGTGTTTATATAGCTGAACTTGTAAGTAAGTTTGAAGCTCCAAAGATGGAATCTTATAAAGCTTTCGCAAACCAGGAAAGTGCTTCCAGAAGAGCTCAGGCAACTACAAGAGTATTTGAAGCTTTGAAGAAAAAAGCAGATATTCAGGATAACAGAGCTAAGTTCTACTAAGACCTAGCGATTATACTTATAAAAAATCCTCATCGAACGATGAGGATTTTTTTATTTGATCATTTCAGAATAACTGAGAATATCATGATAGCCCTTATTTCTGAAGTAACTTTTGGAAGCTTCATTCCCGGTGGCAAGCATGAAATCCCCTCCCCAGCCGCCAAGACTTTTTATGAGTCCGTCATAATCTGGAAATAATTGATCCTGGATTCTCGGACTATTGA from Christiangramia sp. OXR-203 harbors:
- a CDS encoding peptidylprolyl isomerase, with the protein product MAVLNKIRQRSVFLIIIIALALFSFVLADVIRNGGFSGQDSQNVIATVNGNDVDREEFAREVEAFERNMGNNISTTQAVNRIWDQKLRQVILEEEVEKLGLRAGEDQVTELVRTQMAGNPNFSNEAGMFDENRLREYVANLKETSPEAYAQWQQFTSNLAQTAKMNAYYNMVSAGVGATLLEGEQAYKMQNDNINMKFVQIPYSSIPDSEVEVSKSDIKNYIENRASRFESDASRSMQYVIFEEAASTDDESEAKEALSKLRSQRVEYNAAVGANDTLPGFDSTDNYADFIANNSDLPYQNIFRFRNDLKGENAEQIFNLNKGESFGPYKENGFWKLSKVVETKNIPDSVKASHILISYTGSQLGAPGNRTKAEAEALADSLAGVVRSDSDKFAALASEFSADTSNKEQAGDLGYFVPGMMIPAFENYVFDNKTGDIGVVETPLGFHVISIDDQTEAAKAVKVATIAREIQASEKTMNEQFNEVTKFEIAAAEGDFSKVAKESNYEVRTVKDVKALDENIPGAGAQRRVIQWVFEDDAKVGDVRRFDTNNGYVVAQLTAKQDKGLMSVEEASAEVTPILIKQKKAELIKERLKGNSLQEIAGNQGVSVQTADAVNLNNPTLAGAGEEPEVVGTVFSLEKGEMSEPIAGEKGVYIAELVSKFEAPKMESYKAFANQESASRRAQATTRVFEALKKKADIQDNRAKFY
- the lptC gene encoding LPS export ABC transporter periplasmic protein LptC, encoding MKLTYSNIISGIVTLLGVTMLFSCEGNLREVRAFSMEEDAPQATAEGINLKFTDSGRLVATLKSPRMLDFTNKSFPYREFPDGVEVEFFDEKDEKNTVVADYGIVYEDTKLIDLQGNVVIITADSTKLEASQLFWDQDRSWVFTDKPNKIRFPDGSYTEDLGFDSNQDFSNFRSRTNTGIQIVEEEKEDE
- a CDS encoding OmpP1/FadL family transporter; its protein translation is MIKRFIVIVALFTGFIAEAQENVSSPYSYYGIGLTNFQGTVENRSMGGLSVFMDSIHVNLQNPASYGRLKLTDFTIGASHDRVKLETDGASDNSKISSLDYLALAFPISDKIGIGLGVMPYTSVGYRILDVEDDASSLLTGRGGMNRVFLSAGYAVNEHLSLGVDADYNFGNFQNTQSINTEGLQYGTSDVNRSDIKGFTFNFGANYQRPISEKLNLHVSTTYAPEMDLDSENFRTISTIDFASGTGRTIDQRELDLSETQFTFPSKYSLGAGIGQTNKWFVGAEYSNVGSSSYQDSFSFRNDGGEYEDASQFSLGGFYIPDYNSFTSYLERVVYRAGFRYDETGLIVNGESINEFGMSFGLGLPIGQLFSNANFGIELGQRGTRDAGLVQEKFLRLSVGLSLNDKWFTKRKFD
- a CDS encoding type III pantothenate kinase; amino-acid sequence: MNLVLDAGNTSVKAAVYQNDTLQKKLVFKKEFFLQELEKIFEDYPHITHSILSEVTIIDEQVIFELEKATEFVQLRHDTHVPFQNEYHTPHTLGLDRIALVAAAVDQFPKKNVLIIDAGTCITFDLKTAKEKYFGGAISPGLQMRFKSLHKFTANLPLVSAKPDVDLIGKTTESSIQSGIINGLKMELKGVVETYASEFEDLTVIFTGGDSQLLSIPTKNSIFANSNFLLEGLNFILEFNKTQ
- a CDS encoding outer membrane beta-barrel protein — its product is MLLLVSALSFAQEFEVSGKIVDTESNPLESATVYVEKIADSSLVTYTISEKDGSFLLKGNTENKAVNLYVSYAGFKPYRKQIEITKKQDVGAISLEILDNALDEVTLTATRAPISVKQDTLEFNANSFNTRQDANLEELMKKLPGVEVDSDGNITVNGKPVSRILVNGKEFFGNDPKIATKNLPKEIIDKIQVVDTKTRSEEFTGKAGDSENKTINIELKEDKNKGWFSRATAGGGTDDRYELSGIANYFKDDLRVSVLASSNNINSSGFSFDEVFDMMGGNARSVRINGNGSFSINGTGFGSNNGITKSETGGFNFVNEWANGMELTADYFYGGSDTETRTRVERENILPDSRYFTNSTSSSNLLNDSHRATLRYEVEFDTLTRLSIAPKFNANIGTSFRDRFEENLDENMQLQNTTLIDETEDLTSLDFSNDINFIKRFGSRGSYLQLDLDHAHSKQENENIYFSESTFINNPENDIVQDQFIDQDENSNSFSVGASKRSVLADKFFLDINYEFDTQKSSNTRSVFDAVDGEYTNFNELLSNDFEFRSFKHTPNVGLNYEGEKWRISSEVGLLSTTLKTENFMEDIRFDNTFNNVYVDADLRYSPERSKSISIGYSTNADVPSVRQLQPVVDRTNPTNIIIGNPELEPTFNQRVNLNYRNFDFASRSGIFAYAYFNFTDNQVAATSSVDNFVRTTTYTNVDGVINGNLGASYSKSYKKDATEFRYRIGANGGYNRNVGFINAVQYESDQFTVTPTLRLTYAIDEVLEIEPGYSATFNDIQYDINSGRDQNYVNHSLSLETTTYWPKNVVFGNDISYNKFGNVAPGFDSTSLLWNMSLGYQFLKDNATVKVKVYDLLDQNVDTRRLVGDDYIQDVNNLVLQRYAMLSFTYKLSSFGGGKAPSRRGSRMIRM
- a CDS encoding hemolysin family protein is translated as MEVEILIIVCSLILSAFFSGMEIAYVSSNKIFIEIEKRQNDFLATVLKRLTKKPSKFIATMLVGNNIALVVYGFFMGDLLMYWLSGLDPQNSIINYIVVDLSLLTQTVISTLVILLTAEFLPKVFFQIYANSMLKLFAVPAYIFYLLFSFVSSFVIWISDIILKRFFKTDGDEVQLAFSKVELGNFISEQMETVEEHEDVDSEIQIFQNALSFSDIKAREVMIPRTEIIAVDQNQAPSDLVQTFTETGLSKLLVYNDTIDDIIGYVHSFELFKRPRSIKSILLPVIFVPETMWIKDVLNILIKKRKSIAVVIDEYGGTSGMMTVEDIVEELFGEIEDEHDSAVLIEEKLGDDHYKFSARLEVDYLNENYRTEIPEGENYETLSGFIVNHTEEIPQQGEVIKIEDFEIKILETSNTKIELVELKINPED